Below is a window of Variovorax terrae DNA.
AGGTGCCTTCGAGCAGCAGCCCGACATCGGCCACCGGCGCGGGAGGCGGCAGGCCGCCGGGCTCAGACATGCAGATCCACGCCCGCGATGCGGTATTGGCGCCAGTAGGCCGCCACGCCACGCCACTGGTGCGGCAGCTGGGCGTCGGGCGGCAGGCGCCCGATGTACTTGCGCACGCCGTCGTAGTCGCGGCGCAGGTAGGCGATGTGGGCCATCAGCGGCCAGACCTGCGCCGGCGGCATGCGCAGCTTGCGCGCCAGGCTCAGGGCGCGCGCCGCGGCCGCGAGCTGGTCGAGCTCGATCAGCACGCGCGCATACAGGCGCCAGGTGCCCGGCGCGTGGGCCTCCAGCATCAGCACGTCCTCGCAGTGCTTCTGCGCCTGCTGCAGCGCGAAGCGGCGCAGGTCGCCGCGCGCCAGGCCGGTGTCGGCCTGCTGCCAGTGCAGCTCGGCCAGGCGCTGCAGCGCGTTCACCAGCGGCGCGCGGTCGTCCTGCTGGCGCGCCGCCTGCAGGCGCAGCTGGGTGCTGCGGATCTGCTCGCTCAGGTCCTTCTCCCAGGCGTCCACCATGCTGTAGGCCAGCAGGCGGATGTCCTCGGAGGGGTCGGACAGCAGGCCCTGCAGCAGCGGCACGGCGGCCTTGGGCCGCATCGACTGCAGCGCCACCAGCACGCGCAGCCGCGTCTCCAGCGGCAGCGAATGGTCCTTCAGGATGTGGCGCGCATCGCCGGCGCGCAGGTCGCTGCGCGCCGTGGCCTCCTGCTGCACGGTGGAGAACTCGGGCATCGCCACCTGCACGTAGCGCTCGGTGCGCAGGATCTTGGGAAAGCGCTGCGCGATCTGCACCGTCAGCACCGTGGCCACCACGCCCAGGCCGGGAATGAAGAAGCCGAAGCAGAACAGCAGGGCGAACGCCGGCACGCGCGGCTGGCGGTAGGGCGCGGGCAGCAGCGTCCAGGCCAGCCCGGCCGACAGCGCGCTGGCCAGCGCGTGCAGCGCGAAGTAGCCCGCCAGCACGAGTTCGGAGCTGTCGCGGTCGAGCAGCGCCAGCGAGGCGACTTCGGCGCTGAAGGCCAGCGTGGCGAGTTTCCAGGTTCCGATCATCCGAGGCTCTCCACCACGCTGCGCAGGTTGCCGAACATGGCCTCGTCGCTGATCGCGAAATCGAAGGCCAGCAGCTGATTGGCCGGCAGGTCGCCGAACACGCGCTGCACGCCGTGCATGATGCGGTGCTTGTAGACGCGCACCGCCGCCGGCGAGGCGAACGGCACCAGCGCGATGATGCAGGGCGTGAGGTTGGCGTCGCCGCGCTCGGTCGGCCAGTGCCAGGCGGTTTCGCCGCGGCTGTGCAGCTGCTGGATCTCCTCGATGATGTCCTGCTGGCGCTCATGCTGCGCGCGCCAGACCACGCAGTGGCTCTCCAGCCCGTATTCGCCGCGCAGGCGCGCCAGCCAGGCGAACTCGCCGGCCAGCCCGCGCGGTGCCGCGGGCCACAGCGTGGTCAGGTCGCCGGCCTGGCGCGTCAGGCGCAGGTAGTCGGCATAGCTCTCCAGCAGCACGGCCACGGTCTGCAGGTTCTCGCCCGTCAGCGCGGTGAACGGCATGCTCTTGATGACCATGAGGCCGAAGGCCTGCCGCTCGCCGTCCAGCAGCGGCGCCGCCGCGATCAGGGCCGAGCGGTGGGATTTTTCAAGCAGGGTTTCCTGCAGGTGCGTCTGGCGGCCAGTTTCGATGGCGCGCACGATCATCGGGTCGTCGGGCTTGGGGTCGCTGATCTCCCCGATCGACGCCACGCGGTACAGCCGCAGCACCGGCTCCGTGCGCAGCTCGTACAGCGCGGCCGACTCGAGGCGGCAGTGCAGCCCGATGAAGTCGAGCAGGGTCTGCGCCGCCGGCAGGCGGCCGCTGTCGGCGCGCATGTCGTGCATCTGCTCGTCCAGCATGATGCGCAGGTCCCGCAGCGCGCCGCGCAGCGTGCCGGGCTGGTCCACCAGCTCGTACTCCAGCTCGTCGTGCGAGAGCTTGACCAGGTACAGGCGGCGCGTCAGGCGCTCGACCTTGTCGCTGAGGAAGTGCGCGGCCTCGCGCAGGCGCAGCGCGCGCAGGCTCCAGTAGCCGCCGAACTCGCCGGCGATCAGCGTCATGATGGCGCCGCCCAGGAAGTACAGGCGCGGGAACTCAGGCACCGGCGCCAGCAGCGACCAGGCGCCGAGCAGGCCGAGCGCGGCCGCCGCACCCCAGCCCACGCCGTAGCGCAGCGCGATCAGCCAGGGCCCGAGCCAGGGCCAGGGAAAGCCTTCGTTGATGTAGAACGGGTTCTCGGTGTTGCTGACCCAGCTCAGGTAGACGAAGAACGCGGGCCACAGCAGGGTTTCCGCCACGCGCCCGTAGAGGCCGGGCTGGAACCTGAGCGCGCGCCGCAGCAGCAGGCGCAGCGCCATCAGCAGGCGCCGCAGCATGTTGAACCCGCGCGCCAGCGGCGACAGCCAGCGCGGCAGGGCGCGCCGGCCCGGCGCGAAGCTGCCGCGCCGCACGGACGGCTCGGGCTCGCGCAGCACGTCCAGCAGTTCGTTGACCGAGGCCGTGAAGTCCGACTCCGGCACCCCGCTGTGGCGCCATTCGGCGCCGCGGGGCGGCGGCTTCTTACCGGCTGGCGGCGGGGAGGCTGGCGGCGGGCTCAATGCGGATTCCCGAGACGAGTTCGGCGGTCAGTTTCTGGCCGACCGCGGCCAGGGCCTCGCGGCTCCAGCCGGTGCGCCCGCCGGCCGTCGAGTAGACCACCTGGTCGGTCTTCAAGTCGCGCACCTGCAGCATCAGGCCGACGGCGGGTTCGCCGTCCACGCCAACCTTGTAGCGCCACTCGTTGACCGCGCCGCTGATGGTGTAGCGCATGCCCTGCGCGCGCGCCCACTTCTCGGCCTCGGCCTGGGCCTTGCGCTCGCCGGGCTCGAACAGGGTTTCGGGGTTCAGCGCCGGCGGGTAGACCACGAGCTGGCGCAGCCCGGCCTGGCGCAGCGCCGATTCCAGCAGCGCCTCGGCGCGCAGGCCGGCCTGCGGCACGTCGGTGAAATTGGCGATCGGCAGCATCGCCACCTTGTCGGCGGGCGCGATGGCCTGCTCCATCGGCGCGCGGCCCGCGGCGCCGCCGGGGCTGAGCGAGCCGCAGCCGGCCAGCAGGGCCGCGGCCAGCAGGCCGGCCGCGCCGCAAACAGGGTTGAAGGCAGTTTTCATGGTGTCACCGATCAAAGAAAATCTGGTACTGCAGCCGCAGCTCGCGCAAGCCCGCGCTGCTGGGCTGTCCGGGCGGGCTGGGCCGGATGTCCAGGTTGATGGAAAGCTGGTCTCGCCCGGCGACCGCTCCCTTCGCGCCCAATCGTAGCAAGCCCTGTGTGGATTGCCCAGCCGCGCCCCAGCGCGTGTCGAAGCCGATCTCGCCATAGGGCCGCCAGGCCTGGCTGTAGACGGCCGGGTCGGACTGCGACAGGCCCACGCCCACGGTGGCGGAGAACGCCGTCGCGTCCTGTCCGAGGAAGAAGCTCGCCGAGGGCGCCGTGCCGGGCGGGATCAGGAACAGGGCCGGCGCATCGGGCTGGCCGTCGGAGCGCACATGGCTGCGCCGCAGGCTGGCCTGCAGGCGGATGTCGGGGTAGTCGCGCCGCACGTACCAGTTGCCGGTGAGCGCGGCGTCGACACCGCGCCCGAGGTAGGCCCCGGTCTGGGTGCGGTAGCGGCTGCCGGCCACGCTGGCCTCCAGCTCGGCCTCCTTGCTCAGCCGGTAGCCGAGGCTGGCGGCCAGGCGGTCGCGCATGCCGGCCACCGACAGCGGCGCGCTGTCGTCCGTGCGGTCGTTGCGCGCCGCCTGCAGGATCAGCGTGCTGCGGCTGTCGAGCTTGCGGGTGAGCTGCAGCCGGCCGCCCTGGAAGGAGGCCAGCGCGTCGCGCGCGAACACCTCGGCCACCACCTCGCCCCAGGCGGTCTTCGCCTGCAGCCCCAGGCGCGCTTCGCGGTCGTGCGCGGGCACGGCGGCGATCTGGCTGGCATCGGTGACGCGGTTGTCGAGCGAGGTCAGCTCGACCGTCAGGCGCAGCCCCGGCCCCAGCACCCGCTCGACCTGCGCCCCCACGCCGCTGCGCGCCAGGCCGCCGGTGGTGCGGTACAGGCTTTGCACGCCGGCATTCGAGCTGCTGCGCAGCAGGTCTTCCTGCACCGCCTGCTGGGTGTCGTCGTCCAGCCCCTCGGGCAGGCGCTGGCCCAGGGTGACGCCGGCGGCGGCCGCCTGCGGCACCCGGTCGAGCTCGCGCAGGGCGGTGATCTCGTCCTGGATGTCCAGCCGCTGCGCGCCGCGCCCGCGCGCCGGGGCCGGGCGGTCCAGCAGGCGGTCGAGCTGCTGCAGGTCGCCGTTGGCCAGTGCCAGCGCGGCCTGCTGGTAGGCCGGGGTCTCGATGCGCGCTGCCTGCTGGCGCCAGAGCCAGCGCGCGGCGGCGTCGAAGCGCCCGGCCGAGAGCAGCCAGGCCGCGGCCAGGTCATCGAGCTGGCGCCGGCTCTCGGCATCGGCCTGCGGCGCCGCCAGCAGGGCGCCGAGCTGCTGCTGCCAGCGCTGCTTCTGGGTGCCGCCGGCGAACGCCGCGGCCAGCCGCAGCTGCGTCATGAGGGCCTGGCGCGCCTGCGCCGCGTCGGCCGGCTGGGCCGCGGCGCGGTTCGCCAGCCCCCAGGCATGGCGGCGCACGCGCAGCGCCACCGAGCCCTGCTGGGCGCGTTCGAGCACGTCGGCGTAGTTCATGAGCCAGAGGAAATCATCGGCGTGCGCCGGCGCCTGCGGCAGCATCAGCGCCAGCGCCTGGCGCGGCTGGTCGAGCTGCTGCATCGCGGCCGCCAGCACCTCGCGGTAGGCGGCGTTGTGCCGCACGCGGCCCAGATGCCGGCCGAGTTCGGCGCGCAGCGCGGCATCGTCCTGCTGGTCGATCAGCAGCCACCAGTAGGCCACGCGGGCCGCGGCCAGGTCGGGGCGCAGCGCCAGCGCCTGGCGGTAGTCGCGCGCCGCGCTGGCGAGCTCGCCCAGGCGCACGTGCAGGCCGGCGCGCCGCTCCAGGAAGGCCGTGTTCTGCTCCAGCCGGGCGCGGTGCGGCGCCTGCAGGGCCGCCAGCAGCTGCTGCAGCTCGGCCGTGTCGGGCTGCGCATCGATGGCGTCGAGCCAGGCGAACACCAGCTCGTCGCTGGGCGTGCGCGGGTACAGCCGCGCGGCCAGCGCGCGCGCGGCCGGCGCATCGCCAGCTTCGAGCCGCAGCCGCACGGCGCGCTCGGCCTGGTAGGGCTTGGGCGCGCCGCGCGCGATCACTTCGTCCAGCGCGCGCCATGACGCGGCGCGCTCGCCGGTTTCCCAGGCCAGATCGGCCAGCAGGTTCCAGTAGTCGGCGTCGAAGGCCTGGCCGGCCTCGTCGGGCAGCCGGGCCTGCAGGGCGCGCAGCGCGGCGGGCTGGTCACCCTGCTTGAGGTGCAGCTGCGCCAGCCGCATGGCGTCGTCGCGCGCAAGGCCGGCGGGCCGCAGCGCCTCCAGCACGGCGATGGCTTCGCGCGGGCGGCCGGCACGCTCGAGCAGCGCGGCCTGCTGCGACAGCAGCCCGCGCTGCGTGCCGGGCTGGGTCTCGATCAGGCGGCGCAGGAAGGCGAGCGCGCCGTCGACGTTGCCCAGCCGCTCGTAGACCGCCACCACGCGGCGCGTCTCGTCGTCGGAGAGCGGGCGGCGCCGCTGCAGCGCCAGCCAGGCTGCGAGCAGCGCATCGTCGTCGTAGAGCATGGGGCTCAGGCGGAACACGTTGTCCAGGGCGCGCTCGCTGGCGCCCCGCTGCATGAGCTGCACCCAGGCGGCCAGCGCCTGCGGGCCCCGGCCGGACCACTCGGACACCTGCGCATAGCGTTCCAGCCAGCCGGCATCGCCGGGCTGCTGCAGCCGCCCGGCTTCGGCCATGCGCAGCGCCTGCGGCAGGTCGCTGGCGGCGGCGAAGGTGTCGTAGGCGGTGCGCAGTTGCTGCGGCGACAGGCTGGCGGCCAGCGCGGCCGCGCTCATCGAGGGCGGCAGCACCTGGCGCAGGTGCGCGGCGGCTTCGCGCGGCAGCGCGGCGCCGAGCGCGAGGCTGGCCAGCGTCCAGTGGTAGGGGTCGCCCGAAGGCAGCGGCGCCGACTCGCGCGCCGCCGCCTGGTAGGCCTGCACCGGCTGGCCGGCGGCCAGCAGCGCCTGGACGCCCTGCTCGAGCAGGCGCTGGCGCGCATCGGTTTGCGCGGTGCGCCCGCGCGCCGCGAAGAACAGGTCGGCCGCCTGCGGCAGCGCGCCTTCGGCCAGCGCCAGGCGGGCGCCCTGGGTCAGGTCGCCCAGGCCCGCCGAGGGCATGCGCAGCAGGCTTTGCAGCAGGCCGGCCACCAGTTGGCGGGCCTGCGGCGGCTCGGGCTGCAGCTCGTGCAGGGTGCCCACCAGCGCGAACACGCGGGCCGGCCGGTCCACCGCGGCGATCTGCCCGCGCAGGCGCTGCAGCACTTCGGCGGCGGCCATGTCGGCCGGCTGGCCGGTGGCCGCCACCTGGCGGTAGCGCGCGCGCCACCAGGCCAGGTCCCACTCGGCCCAGCGCGCCTGGGCCGCGGCGTCGCCGCCCAGCAGCGCCTGGGCCTGGCCGAGCGCCTGGCGCGCCTCGTCGAGTTCGCCGGCCGCGATCAGCTTCTCGGCCAGCAGCAGGCGCAGGTTGAGGTCGCGCGGCTCGGTGCGGATGATGTTGCGCAGGTAGGCGATGGTGAGATCGCGGTTGCCGAGCTCGGACTCCTGGCGCAACAGCGTCAGCAGGTCGCGCTTGGGAAACACCAGCACCAGGCCGATCACCGCGATGCCGACCAGCCCCAGCACGCCTCCGCGCGGCAGGATGCGGTCGCGCCCGCGGTCACCCGGCGCAACGGAGTACGACGGTGGTTTGTCCAACCTGGCTTCCTTCAATGACCAGCGCCTCGCCGCTGCGGCTGGCGCGCAGGCCGGGCACGGCGCCCTGCAGCTCGCAGCCCGGGGCCACCAGCCGCGCGTTGAGCGGCAGGTGGCCCTCGAAGGCCAGCCGCTGCAGCGCGCCGTCCTGCGTCCACGAAATCAGCCGCGCATTCGCCGATTCGAGATAAAAACCGGCGGAGGTCCTTGTCCCTTGGTCATAGTTTGCTATCGATTTCGAAGCATGCAGGTACTCGACCGAGGCATGCCGCAGGTGGCCCGCGAAGCCGCTGGCCGGGCTGAAGGCCGGCAGCGGCTGGTCGGCCTCGATGCGCCATTCGCGCAGGAAGCGCCCGCCGCGCAGTTCCAGCCCGCCGTCGGTGCGCGCCACGGTGGCGCGGCGCCAGTCGAGCACGCGCTCGGCGTATTCGCTGGCGTAGACCGGGTGCAGCGTCTGGGCCTTGAGCCGGGCCTCGGCCCAGCCGTAGACCTTGTGCAGCGAGGCGATGCTGGCGCGCTTGGTGACGATGTAGAGGTGGTAGTACATGTCCACCGGCTTGAGGCGCAGCGGCAGGTCGGTCATCTCGTAGGTCTCGGTCATGCGCTCGTAGCCGTAGAACGGGCCGGTCCAGTCGTTGGTGTAGACGTTCTCGTTCTGGTTGGGCGCGTAGACCTGGAACCAGTCGCCCTTCATCATGCCCAGCGGGCCGACCAGGGTCAGCGAGGGCTCGGCACGCGTGATCAGGGTGTCGCCGCCGTTCATGTTGAGCAGGCCGGCCTGGTAGGCCAGCTTCACGGGCTCGGCCAGCGGCTGGGTGTCGCCGCTCCACAGCACCATGCGGGTCTTCTTGCCGGGCGGCGCCAGGGTGTTGATGTAGTCGCGCGCGCCGACGATCTCGCGCACCGGGTCGTAGCGGTAGCCCGGGATCGGCAGCGCCATGACGGCGTTGCCGTGGGCGCGGCCGAGTTCCGAGTCGGCCCAGAAGAACGGGTGGCTCCAGGTGTGGCTGGCGATCTCGACATGCGGCAGCGCGAAGATCCTGCGCGCCGTGGCCTCCATCTGGGCCGACAGCGCCGGATACAGGCCGCGCGGCGAGACTTCGCCTTCGATGATGGAGATGGTGCTGGGCCAGCGGTAGCGCTCCAGGAACTCGCGCAGCAGGTGCTCGCCCGCGATCGGCGTGCCGGGAATCTCGGCGCGGCTCGGGAAGCCGTCGCCGTCCACGTGCACCATCAGCAGGCGGCGGCCGGTCTCGGTGGTGACGTCGGGCACCGGCACGCCGGGCGCCACGCGCAGCGCGGCGCGGAAGAAGGCGATCGGGTCGACCACCCAGCGCTCGCCGTTGT
It encodes the following:
- a CDS encoding PelD GGDEF domain-containing protein, which gives rise to MPESDFTASVNELLDVLREPEPSVRRGSFAPGRRALPRWLSPLARGFNMLRRLLMALRLLLRRALRFQPGLYGRVAETLLWPAFFVYLSWVSNTENPFYINEGFPWPWLGPWLIALRYGVGWGAAAALGLLGAWSLLAPVPEFPRLYFLGGAIMTLIAGEFGGYWSLRALRLREAAHFLSDKVERLTRRLYLVKLSHDELEYELVDQPGTLRGALRDLRIMLDEQMHDMRADSGRLPAAQTLLDFIGLHCRLESAALYELRTEPVLRLYRVASIGEISDPKPDDPMIVRAIETGRQTHLQETLLEKSHRSALIAAAPLLDGERQAFGLMVIKSMPFTALTGENLQTVAVLLESYADYLRLTRQAGDLTTLWPAAPRGLAGEFAWLARLRGEYGLESHCVVWRAQHERQQDIIEEIQQLHSRGETAWHWPTERGDANLTPCIIALVPFASPAAVRVYKHRIMHGVQRVFGDLPANQLLAFDFAISDEAMFGNLRSVVESLG
- a CDS encoding penicillin-binding protein activator LpoB gives rise to the protein MKTAFNPVCGAAGLLAAALLAGCGSLSPGGAAGRAPMEQAIAPADKVAMLPIANFTDVPQAGLRAEALLESALRQAGLRQLVVYPPALNPETLFEPGERKAQAEAEKWARAQGMRYTISGAVNEWRYKVGVDGEPAVGLMLQVRDLKTDQVVYSTAGGRTGWSREALAAVGQKLTAELVSGIRIEPAASLPAASR
- a CDS encoding tetratricopeptide repeat protein → MIGTWKLATLAFSAEVASLALLDRDSSELVLAGYFALHALASALSAGLAWTLLPAPYRQPRVPAFALLFCFGFFIPGLGVVATVLTVQIAQRFPKILRTERYVQVAMPEFSTVQQEATARSDLRAGDARHILKDHSLPLETRLRVLVALQSMRPKAAVPLLQGLLSDPSEDIRLLAYSMVDAWEKDLSEQIRSTQLRLQAARQQDDRAPLVNALQRLAELHWQQADTGLARGDLRRFALQQAQKHCEDVLMLEAHAPGTWRLYARVLIELDQLAAAARALSLARKLRMPPAQVWPLMAHIAYLRRDYDGVRKYIGRLPPDAQLPHQWRGVAAYWRQYRIAGVDLHV
- a CDS encoding tetratricopeptide repeat protein → MDKPPSYSVAPGDRGRDRILPRGGVLGLVGIAVIGLVLVFPKRDLLTLLRQESELGNRDLTIAYLRNIIRTEPRDLNLRLLLAEKLIAAGELDEARQALGQAQALLGGDAAAQARWAEWDLAWWRARYRQVAATGQPADMAAAEVLQRLRGQIAAVDRPARVFALVGTLHELQPEPPQARQLVAGLLQSLLRMPSAGLGDLTQGARLALAEGALPQAADLFFAARGRTAQTDARQRLLEQGVQALLAAGQPVQAYQAAARESAPLPSGDPYHWTLASLALGAALPREAAAHLRQVLPPSMSAAALAASLSPQQLRTAYDTFAAASDLPQALRMAEAGRLQQPGDAGWLERYAQVSEWSGRGPQALAAWVQLMQRGASERALDNVFRLSPMLYDDDALLAAWLALQRRRPLSDDETRRVVAVYERLGNVDGALAFLRRLIETQPGTQRGLLSQQAALLERAGRPREAIAVLEALRPAGLARDDAMRLAQLHLKQGDQPAALRALQARLPDEAGQAFDADYWNLLADLAWETGERAASWRALDEVIARGAPKPYQAERAVRLRLEAGDAPAARALAARLYPRTPSDELVFAWLDAIDAQPDTAELQQLLAALQAPHRARLEQNTAFLERRAGLHVRLGELASAARDYRQALALRPDLAAARVAYWWLLIDQQDDAALRAELGRHLGRVRHNAAYREVLAAAMQQLDQPRQALALMLPQAPAHADDFLWLMNYADVLERAQQGSVALRVRRHAWGLANRAAAQPADAAQARQALMTQLRLAAAFAGGTQKQRWQQQLGALLAAPQADAESRRQLDDLAAAWLLSAGRFDAAARWLWRQQAARIETPAYQQAALALANGDLQQLDRLLDRPAPARGRGAQRLDIQDEITALRELDRVPQAAAAGVTLGQRLPEGLDDDTQQAVQEDLLRSSSNAGVQSLYRTTGGLARSGVGAQVERVLGPGLRLTVELTSLDNRVTDASQIAAVPAHDREARLGLQAKTAWGEVVAEVFARDALASFQGGRLQLTRKLDSRSTLILQAARNDRTDDSAPLSVAGMRDRLAASLGYRLSKEAELEASVAGSRYRTQTGAYLGRGVDAALTGNWYVRRDYPDIRLQASLRRSHVRSDGQPDAPALFLIPPGTAPSASFFLGQDATAFSATVGVGLSQSDPAVYSQAWRPYGEIGFDTRWGAAGQSTQGLLRLGAKGAVAGRDQLSINLDIRPSPPGQPSSAGLRELRLQYQIFFDR